In Spea bombifrons isolate aSpeBom1 chromosome 9, aSpeBom1.2.pri, whole genome shotgun sequence, the genomic stretch GGCACAAGAATTCACAGCTTAAAATGTATACAGACCAAGAACAAAACGCAACGGTGCGGGCGTTATATACACAAAGGGAAATTACAATCCAACAGTATTATgctggtgatatatatatatatatatatatatatttagatatatagatatatatatatatatgaatcatAATGGGATCATATACTACACCCCTCCGCACAAGCCTACCATTTAtttctatacagtatattctttcagtattagaaatattttgtttcagaaCGCCCAGACATCTTGTTAAGCCTGTGAAAATTATGCCAATATATACTGTTagcacaaataaaaatgttccgtatattcaataaaaaaaagttttttttcttttttcaagcaCATTCCCCCATACCATGTAATTAAGTACTGTCgctgataaatacattttctcagcAACTACTCCAAAAAATCACCTAGAAAATATTTACTTAGGGTAGACCTGCACCTAAAATCATATTACCCCGAAAAAGGAATAGAATTcatataatagatataattcatgtaatatataagtgtgtggatTCCAGTGCACGggttatactgtatgtatgtgtgtgtgtgtatatatatatatatatatatatatatatatatatatatatatatcattgctAGGGGGGCTTCTCAGAGAATACCACTGGGGACAGATTTATGTCACTGCGAACGTTAACCCTATTTGTGTTTCCAGTAAATAAAATTCAAGTTTGATTCTAGATCGGTAATATTTATTACAGCAGGCTATAGGATTACCAAATGTTATTCTCTTTAGCCAAAAAATGCCCAAAACGGCAGAACAAGCAATGGACCCTTTGATGCAAGCGGGACCTGTAATAATTATACACAATTctatacaactaaaaaaaaaaggagaattaaGATCATAACCGCAAACAGATGCTTTCCTGATTCATTTCACAGTTAAATGTCAATCCAGGAACAATGCGTGTATTATATttctacatacatacaaaaaaaaacactaaataagGAATGTTTTTAATGCAGCTCAGAGATGGACAGTCTGCAGACTAGCTGTAAGTCatgggatgatgtcatatccccgtGCACCGTGATGTAAAGGCATCTAGCTATAGTGTAAATGCACCCAGGTTTTGCGGCAGGGGAGACTAGCGACCCCTTGGACAGGCaaccctaggccagaatacattgATGTTCCATTGTGCCTGCAATCACTGTTTCAAGTTGCAATCACTATGGATCATGTTTAAAGGGAACTTAAACAGTATTTAGCGCAAGCATATACCATATCCAAAACACGCATTATATTCTATCCTAATAGTAACGCATTTCCAAAGAACAAAACTGATGCACGCTTTTAAGAGAGGTCTCACCATAACacccaatggaatgttcttgtTCATTGGGCTACTCCTTTGGTAGccaaacatttatacatacattaatatttatatatattatgttcttTACAGGCAATGACATCCTTTAACCATTTGAGCGATGGATGGCTAAAGAAGAAGATACATTGGCCAATTCCTATTTTTGTGCTAGcagtttaacacttttgcaattCTGTAtgtaatacagtatatttgtaagaaaaaaataaatctattgggtctactgtttaaataaacaatgcTTTCATCAATATAATCTAATAATATCCAACAGTAAAATTCATGTTTCTATATAAGCATCATATAAGCATATATAATTTGGAACTGGATCATGAATTTGGCACATAaaaatcattagaaaaatatccTTGAAAATAACGCGTGCTTCCGCTGCTCGTAAACCGTAAATATATCTTTTGGGTACGGATTACAGGTTTTTGTTTAAATCGATGCATTGGTCCCAGAGGTGACCATGGTTATAGAAACATTTCCGGATGCCATGGGAatgatctcttttttttctaggatATACACAGAAATCTTAAATGACAACCCAGTCACCATATGATGTATTGTGTGAATCCTTTACATTTTGCATTGCAGAATCCTCaaatattaaccccccccccagctaaatgccttGCTTGAGATGATTTTGGCCATATATATCTCCATGCATGTGATGTACACCcctgtgtttgggggggggggtctgttcGGACCCCAGAAGGCATGTGTAAAAtcctcctattgatttcaatgggatcactttcctgccaccgatgAGCTGCTCGAAGCTGTCAAACAGTGCCAATAAACGTCACATCATGCCAGCATGGCCGCAACTCAGGTGTCAGGTGAGTACTTTATCTTTCATTATTCTGTTTTGGAAGgatgtgtattaaagtactcGAGTGTCAGGTACATTGCACTGTCCCTTTAGGGAGTGCCAAACGGGTGTGTGGTTTTCAGTAGACATTTCAGAGAGTACTTTTATCCAGCCTCGAAAGATGGCAAACTACATATTTAAGACCCCATACCAGGTACAAAAAACACATACTCCTATTACTAATTTCTCCTGGTCaagtcaaaaaaaaatatatatatactcatatcCAAACAAGCATGCATTAGTCACGATAATTAACGCAAAGCTTGCATTCAAAATCAGGCATCCTAGCCTTTAGGGATGGAGCTTTTAAACATGCGACGTTCAATTAatgtatcataaaaaaaacatatccagACGTGCTTATATACCGAGAGATCAAATATTACATCAAGCACTACTGCagaaaaatctgaaatataCAGACAACGGTGGATAAAAACGACATTATCAGGTCCGAGTTCTCGGAGCCTTCTTGTGTAGATGCAGCATTAATGAAAACGTAGCGAGGTATTACAGGGACTGAACCCCGAAATACACTAGATCCGCATGAACGCTACGGCTAGTGTCACTCCAGTGTGGTTTGGTTTATGTGCATATttctaacattttttatttttcttatttgtgaTAGCCATTGGGCATGCATGCGCATCTGGCAGTGAACAGGTTAATCAGAGGGGCAGCATGGATATTGTAAGCAATTACGTTTTAGGTAGAAAATAGATTTCCAcgcagcttttaaaacacagacactcactGGGTGGGCATCTTGTCTAGAAGAGAATGAAGAAGTACAATGAAAACACTCCACGCTCTTTtatatagaaagaaaaagaaagaaaaaaaagacaggtaTACAAATTAATGGAAAAAGCCGAGTTTCTCGGTCAGCCATTCTTCGGTAAGATCTTCAGTGTTCCTGATTTCAaatacctacaaaaaaaaataataacaaaagctTTGTTAAAAGACGAAAATACTCGCCACGGGGAGAAGGTGACTTAACCAGCATGCGGAGAAGGCCCTTTAAACCAGAAACATACGGGAAGTTTACATTAAAGAGCCGTCAGCAAAAGAATATGCcagattagtttatttttattaaaagtttctTAGAGAACGATCACCTTTGTGAGCTGGGCTGTTTGAACAAGCTTGTTTTTGCTTCCTGCGTACATCATCTGCTGCTCCGGCTTACAACCTACATTGGCAAAAGAACAAAGCTTTAGgatacaataagaaaaaaatatatatttgactgttaatttatgtttaatttaactagcagtattttaccACTGAGTATCTAGCCGTCTCCCATATCACTCAAGTGTCCCTGTCTCAGAGGGACAGTCCCACTTTTctgggagctcagaatgtttgctgggatTGAGTGTATGTACAGGCAACACACATGGTGTGTATGAACAGCATTACTTGTCTACTAAATGCCGTGCTTACACTGGTAGCCATCAACTGGTGAAAAGCGTCTTGGTAAAGCTTCCAGGCGATCCTGCTCATACAGAGGTCTCCGTTCGGCTGCTGGAAATGCCGGGAGGCAGGTTTCTCACATGTCTGTATCTTACAAGTAATGCAAATCCCACgcaggaaagaaaaagaaatagaatatAGAGGATTGTGGGCTGAGCACACTTACCCACGGGACTGGAGAAAATGAAACACAACGGGTAGGAGACTCTACCATCTTCATGCAGGTACTTGTAACTGTACACTATAAACGTTAGCACATATTAAGGAAAACGGCAGATTAgctttaacatatatacatatatataaacatttacatacatatatacacacacacacacacaatgcagGTAACGTTGATGCACTCAGCAGGTCCAACGTTTCAGCTCTCAATGAGCCTTTCTCAAGGCTCATAATATAATGTACATAcacgacacacaaacacacacactcataggaacattttctatttatctagtctgcctgtttttcctgatgtagagactcggACGTTAACCAGTTCCTGGTCTAAAATCTATATTCAGGATAGACCCACGTGTGCTAAATGGGTcttaatgcatgtttaaattacatattacatagaAACAGATCTACTCGACTGACGCAGGCCTCCTTTATACCAGTTCTGCTGCGCCTGTAACATAATATCCGGCTTCTCTATAAATTGTCTTGTGTGTTGCCTGCTCCCTCTAGTATgctaagcgctgcgtaaattgttggcgctatataaataaaagataataataaataagtgtgTAGCTCATCTCTATCTTTCAGTTCGTTCCCGATATAATAATCTGTAATACTCATAAATAGCAGTAATCCTGTGCGATGCCGTTTACCACCCACATATCTTTACTAACATATAGATATAAACATTGGCGCTCTCTGTATTAACTCTTTGGGACAGGGTGAATAATAATAAGGCTGCAAAGGAATTTGCTTACAAATCGCGTGTAAgggtttagaagaaaaaaaaaacaaaatcagcaaATTCTCAGAAGCTCTTGAAATCCAGATTTATAATTTTATGGGAAAGTGCGGTTTCTCAGTAAAAGTAAAGGATATCTCGGTTGTCTTTCTGGGAGCTCATCTTTGAGTTCATCTGGAGAAATGCCCTGTTGACACATGGAAGAGCAGTAATTAATAGGGCCGGGCCCACGATGCACCATCGCTTAGCAAGAAGAACTCGGGGACTCTTTCATGTTGGGAAACTTTAATTATAGGCAGATTTTCTTCCAGACTCAGCTGGTAACAATTAACCGCACAGAAATATTCACTCGGCCGCCGCTGTATCACAAGATCCAAATTGTGCAATCTAGCAGCGAAAGCACACGCGCTGCACATTTAATGTAACGCTATGAGCTCGTACGGGTAAGCAGTAGACTGGGGCCAGGCGTACACGGAGATTATAGTCTTTGGTGAAGGGGTTTTTTCTTGATGATGATGAAAATAAGACTGGAGCGTCCAAACATATGACAACTGTACGACTCCTAGCTCTTTATAACATGTCACTATAGCAtgtccatgacatcataattacCAAGGGACTTGTTTTGGGCTTACACAGGTTTTAGATGGTTAAAGACCACGTAACACAGTTAAACAAACAGATTTCAGAAGCTCTTGATAAAGCCACCCGATGCGCCCGACGGAGACAGAGGTGAGCGGAGATCAACTTTTTGATGCAGCTTTATTTATAGGAAGCTCTCAATCGGCAAACCCGCCGTGTTTGGAAAAGTCGCTTGTTTCGGAATAAATAAAGGACACTAATGACACAGAAGAGAAATTTCTGACGAGATGATAGCTGGAAATGTTTGTACACagaattaatataattttttaacaaaattatcaAACATCATAAATTCTGGTGAAACTGACCTCGTGTTCCTCCTCTAGCACGACCAGACGCCGGTCTTTATcaattttcacttaaaaaaaacaaacaaacaaaagaataaaCATGTTTATCAGTTGCCTATCtacaatgttttccttttttctccaaGCTATAGACTTTTAAAAAGTCTGGCTACATTTAAACTACACGTGTGATTTCATTGGAGATATTTACTTAAAAATTAAAGTTACTATGTTACATTTAAGAATAACAGATCTGTGATGGGATGTGACAAAACTAGCATTATTTAGTCAATTTCATTcatacaaaggctgcctgtatataaaatatatatatataacaattgcCTTCTCACTCTTATGGGCCTTATGTGTCTATGTCAACCTCCAACCTCCTGATAGTTTGAGGGTCCTGATAGTTTGAGGGTCCTGCGCGGTATCGTAGCGGTTCTGGCACTGCACTCTTCTGGACAGagtgttattaatatttattgttttatatagccccatcaaattccgtagcgctgtacaatgggtagacaggacataacaagtagtatgtaacataacaaattgactaacagaaacaacaggtgaggagggccctgctcagacgAATTTACAATccagagggatttagggtgtattacataATATACACAATAGTGCCATAGTAAGGTAGTAAGGGATGGAGTGTTCCAAGGTTGTTCATGGAATCCTGGAGCCACATCGCCGAGTGCTCCTATGGCCACTGGGACTACTTTGGCCATCACTCTCCACATCTTCTCTAGTTCTTCTTTCAGGCACCAGTACTTCTTCAGCTTCTCATACACTTTTTCCCGATGTTGCCGTCACTTGGCACCGCTACATCCATCACCACCACTGTTTTCTGGTCCTTGTCTACTACCACTATGTCAGGTTGATTGCTCAGTATCTGCTTGGTAGTCTGTATCTGGAGGTCCTGTTATTATTCACAACCTTTTGTGGAATCTCCCATTTGGACTTGGGAGGTTTTAGCCCATACTCTGTGCAGATGTTCCTGTACACAATTACAGCTTCTTGGCGGGGCCGCTCACCATCTTACACGGCGCCATTATGTGTTGGACTGTCTCAGAAGCCTCTCTACATTGTCTGCACCTTGGGTCCTGTCTGGTGCGGCAGATCCCTGCCTCTATGGATCTGGTGCTTAGTGCCTGCCCTCGTGCCATCATCAGTAGGATTTTCCAATGTCAGCCACCTCCGCTATTTGTCGATGGTGCATTCCATGCAGGGTCTTGGCTTGTCATGCTACTTCCTCTAAGTGATCTTAATTCCATGTCTGTTGCCAGCTCAGACATTCTCCCAGAAGCTCATCCGAGTGCCACCTTACCGATGCTCGGATTTTCATCAAGAATGGTGGCTTTGACACTTACCAGACATCGCCCACCAGTCTGGGTGTTGGACTGGCAACCTCCGTACATTGTTTCTGGCTCTTCACAACGGTGGCCTCCTTGTCTTCCTTTGGCCAGCTCACTATGccgcagtgtgtgtgtgtgtgtgtgtgtgtgtgtgtgtgtgtgtgtgtgtgtgtgtgtatgtgtagatatatatttataatctttTAGCCATCAGATCTAGGATCTGCAAAAAGATCCACACAGAGCATAAAACTCATCTATGGACTTACTAATAATAGCAGCATTGTTGGTTTCTTTCCGGAAACGAAACTTCTTTAGCTTCTCCACAAGCTCTTCATCCACATCGCATACAACCAGAGACTCACTCtgtaaaaacaggaaaacagttaaaaataaaaccaaaacaatgCCAATGGTCCTggaaaatgtgacatttaaacGTCCCTATGGCCACCGGGcataacacataaaataaaataataaaagaaataataaaatgattcctACAgcgcttttaaaaaataaaacagccccTTTAAGTACACGTTACTCTTGGGTAAtaccttattttttaatatcttcaTACACTACACAATGACGTTCGAGCCCAgttctaatttattttgtgtctaTAACTGCATGATGTTAGAAACCCCCGGCAATTTATCTGTGAACGGAAGCGTGAAATGAACAGCCCTAAATTAATTCCTTCCCGATACTGCCTCCgactgatatatatacacacacacacacaataaagtttttatgtaaaataaaatacaagtaGTCTGGGcggtgcagaaaaaaaataaacgacaTTTTTCAGCAGTTTTCTGCTTtccttccaaaaaaaatgtgcataattGTTTGCTTATAAAAAAATTCCCAACCATTTTCTTTCACtagtattatataaaaaaagttctcgctctgttatctgagcccaatctaATAAACAAACCCCTGACTCCTAAAAAATTAGAATTGTtcggtcttaatcacacagTCTGTGACTAGTGAAAGTCTTTGGCaggatggacttcattagcattgccataaagtatcaTCAGTTCAGTGcgaagtcacccaaaatatcacatgactgacaacaatggcgacCTCCAGAGTAGATGGGGCCCGATCGGTTCTTATCTGTccatctatgtttctattaccAGTATGTATACATTAACCTCACTGTGCCTCCAATTATGCATTGATGGTTAgtgaataatttattatttcggTGTAGAATCCATAAACTCACAGAAGCAAACCAATTAATTATGGCTGTGGGGGTCCTGCGGTGAAGCCCTCTTCTAGGGCTCCGCTATATGAGCATCCTTTTTCTTAAAAACGGGTGATGCTATTAGGGCTGCAagtaacgattattttcataaccgATTGGTTGGCCAATaatttttttcgattaatcggagaCAAAagataatgtacattttttgtttatttcaaattattaaccccttaatgacaaagcccgtacatgtacgggctcaaaatgcattgttttcaatgggttttgggaccgcccattgtccttaaggggttaaatgaacaaactggatgttaaaaacaaacagcagaaaaaaaagagagaaaaaagcagttcttgtttttatttctcaaacTGTTTATTGTTACTCTATAGCAACGTATGATGGGATTCACTTCGAAAGGAATGCTGAGGGTCTTTttggttaaagaaaaaaaaaaaaaagtctaaaatgcGGCTTTATCTATAGAAaagataaaatgataaaatgcctggaatattaagaaaatatacCTATTCCAAGCCCAAATAGCAGATTTGCCACattactactattatttatttatatagcgccaacaatgtacACAGCGCTTCTCTCActacatatattcaagaggCGCGACGAGACTAGAGCCgacagacaaaccgatacaataGGTAACGAGGCTCGGCTCagaggcttacaatctagcggATAACACCGCCATTCACATATATGCCTCTCGAAAATAACGTAACTCCTTCAGTTGTCCTGAATATCACGggacatcaaaaaaaaaaaaaaaactattaatttaGACTTTACAGAAGTATTCACTTTCTTAGCGGGAGATAAAGCGTCCTCCTTACTGCAGAAATACAGCtcgtcatttatttaaaaaattcaattactaaataattattttcttttatttatatatttatacggtgcaagcaatttacgcagcgcttcttacagtctgCACATTCACTGGGTCTGACgagactagaactgacagagtAGGACGGGCCGATTCATTAGGTACAGAGGACTCGGCTCAGAGGCTTACAATCTTAATTCTATCACACGCACCCTGCAtgctatatataatatgacattttatttgggccttttagaCTAAATGGGCTGTTTTTATAGCAGATCAGTCCATACACATGTGTGCATCCCTCACAGGAAGCCCTGCGTGAAGTTTCCAGCCTCCAGGGCATGTTTCATgtgcagggagtctcccagcAAGGGAGGGGAATGGGAGgcagggaagctgcagctgcatCTTCGCTCTAGGCAATTCTCCTGCCCAAAGGGCCAAGTCTGGACACCCTCCCTTAGCTACCCTCACTCACCCATCCACTCCCACT encodes the following:
- the GMFB gene encoding glia maturation factor beta; its protein translation is MSESLVVCDVDEELVEKLKKFRFRKETNNAAIIMKIDKDRRLVVLEEEHEGISPDELKDELPERQPRFIVYSYKYLHEDGRVSYPLCFIFSSPVGCKPEQQMMYAGSKNKLVQTAQLTKVFEIRNTEDLTEEWLTEKLGFFH